Proteins from a genomic interval of Afifella aestuarii:
- a CDS encoding DUF2190 family protein, producing MKDFVKPGNTITVPAPAGGAKSGAGVLVGSIFGVAAYDAAEGDPVEIMLDGVHMLDKTNAQAWTIGLLIYWDNTTKKVTSAASGNKLIGASTEAAANPSADGMVRLNGAFTS from the coding sequence ATGAAAGACTTCGTGAAGCCGGGTAACACCATTACCGTGCCTGCGCCGGCCGGCGGCGCGAAATCCGGTGCGGGCGTCCTCGTCGGCTCGATCTTCGGCGTCGCCGCCTATGATGCGGCTGAGGGCGATCCCGTCGAGATCATGCTGGATGGTGTCCACATGCTCGACAAGACGAATGCCCAGGCCTGGACGATCGGTCTCCTCATTTATTGGGACAACACGACCAAGAAGGTCACCTCGGCGGCGAGCGGCAACAAGCTGATCGGGGCCTCTACCGAGGCCGCGGCCAATCCGTCCGCCGACGGCATGGTGCGGCTCAACGGCGCCTTCACCTCGTAA
- a CDS encoding HK97 family phage prohead protease, producing MTRKAEHKMLPIETRAALVQPKSVDEEARTVDVVWTTGARGLRRRFFSDDFEEELVVSKEAVRLDRLNNGAPVLNTHFAFDLSEQIGVVERAWIEGKKGIATLRFSMRDDVTPIWEDIKGGIVRNVSVGYQIHRREIEEKANGPDLHRIVDWEPMEISMVPIPFDAKAQTRKAEDERLFDCAIVRAGSGLSGVATRMRMRARSAGLT from the coding sequence ATGACACGTAAGGCAGAACACAAGATGCTGCCAATCGAGACGCGCGCGGCGCTCGTCCAGCCGAAGAGCGTCGACGAGGAAGCCCGCACCGTCGATGTCGTCTGGACGACGGGGGCCCGCGGGCTGCGCCGTCGTTTCTTTTCCGACGACTTCGAAGAAGAGCTCGTCGTCTCGAAAGAGGCGGTTCGGCTCGATCGGCTGAACAACGGTGCGCCGGTCCTCAACACGCATTTCGCCTTCGACCTCTCCGAGCAGATCGGCGTGGTCGAGCGGGCCTGGATCGAAGGCAAGAAGGGCATCGCGACGCTGCGGTTCTCGATGCGGGACGACGTCACCCCGATCTGGGAAGACATCAAGGGCGGCATCGTCCGCAATGTGTCGGTGGGATACCAGATCCACCGCCGCGAGATCGAAGAGAAGGCGAACGGGCCCGACCTTCATCGCATCGTCGATTGGGAGCCCATGGAAATCTCCATGGTGCCGATCCCGTTCGACGCGAAAGCGCAGACGCGCAAGGCGGAGGACGAGCGCCTCTTCGACTGCGCCATCGTCCGCGCCGGATCCGGTCTGTCGGGCGTCGCGACGCGCATGCGCATGCGGGCGCGGTCTGCCGGTCTCACCTGA
- a CDS encoding prohead protease/major capsid protein fusion protein: MKVSPVKVAALTVLTASFFAVVAMAAPAAHDVITAFFMSDWHSPEWQGFLGSLMTAAPLPLPALRRKLADLEKRAKDKIAEIDDDTDDEAARRIEGEHQALLDQIAETRSTIETAEREAPDDPDSDTRSGSGETSDDLVRAERRRISDIRSAVRDFGFEDRDADRFIDSGQDINEVRAALQGRLAERSRREAPRTPPARTEPGGQDERETMVRLMGNALEHRLDPSTQLEEGAREYRGMTLIDMARECVSRAGGRTRGLTRMEIAEIALSPGDNMLARSSGLHSTSDFPIILGNQINRTLRRAYETAPRTYQRIARRATATDFRPIIRADIGANPRLLKVGEHGEFERGTIGEGKESYALDTFGRIIGVTRRVLVDDDLSAFDRIPSSWGIAASALENEIVWALITSNVTMGDNKSLFHADHGNLASSGAIFSVDTVGAARTAMRLQRTRAPGGKRGEKGYLIPIQPNLLVVPAALETKAMQFVSPIVVPTADADVNPFKSTLDVLAEPLLDETSTAAWYLAADPGRSGVDTLEYAYLDGQEGVYTETRMGFDVDGVEFKARLDFGAGAMDYRGFYKNPGE, from the coding sequence ATGAAGGTTTCCCCGGTCAAGGTGGCGGCCCTTACCGTGCTGACCGCCTCGTTCTTTGCTGTGGTGGCGATGGCGGCCCCCGCGGCACATGATGTCATCACGGCGTTTTTCATGAGCGACTGGCATTCGCCTGAATGGCAGGGCTTCCTCGGCAGCCTGATGACGGCTGCGCCCTTGCCGCTGCCGGCGCTGCGTCGGAAGCTCGCCGATCTCGAAAAGCGCGCCAAGGACAAGATTGCCGAAATCGACGACGACACCGACGACGAGGCTGCGCGCCGGATCGAGGGCGAACACCAGGCACTGCTCGATCAGATCGCCGAGACGCGGAGCACGATCGAGACGGCGGAGCGCGAAGCCCCCGACGATCCCGACAGCGACACGCGGTCGGGATCCGGCGAGACCTCCGATGATCTCGTGCGGGCCGAACGCCGCCGGATCAGTGACATTCGCAGCGCCGTTCGGGACTTCGGTTTTGAAGACCGCGACGCGGACCGGTTCATCGACAGCGGCCAGGACATCAACGAGGTCCGCGCCGCCCTGCAGGGCAGGCTGGCGGAGCGTTCGCGTCGCGAGGCGCCGCGCACCCCTCCGGCCCGCACTGAACCGGGCGGCCAGGACGAGCGCGAAACCATGGTCCGGCTCATGGGCAATGCCCTTGAGCACCGCCTCGACCCTTCGACCCAGCTCGAAGAGGGCGCCCGCGAATATCGCGGCATGACGCTCATCGACATGGCGCGGGAATGCGTGTCTCGGGCCGGTGGGCGAACCCGCGGACTGACGCGTATGGAAATCGCCGAGATCGCGCTCTCTCCGGGCGACAACATGCTCGCCCGCTCCTCGGGACTGCATTCGACCTCGGATTTCCCGATCATCCTGGGCAACCAGATCAACCGCACCCTCCGGCGCGCCTATGAGACGGCGCCGCGCACCTATCAGCGCATCGCCCGCCGTGCCACGGCAACCGATTTTCGCCCGATCATCCGGGCCGATATCGGCGCCAATCCGCGGCTGCTCAAGGTCGGCGAGCATGGGGAGTTCGAGCGCGGCACGATCGGCGAGGGCAAGGAATCCTACGCTCTCGACACGTTCGGTCGCATCATCGGCGTGACGCGCCGCGTGCTCGTCGACGACGACCTTTCCGCCTTCGATCGCATCCCCTCGTCCTGGGGCATCGCAGCCTCTGCGCTCGAAAACGAAATCGTCTGGGCTCTCATCACGAGCAACGTGACGATGGGTGACAACAAGTCCCTGTTCCACGCCGATCACGGCAACCTCGCCTCCAGCGGCGCCATCTTCTCCGTCGATACGGTCGGGGCGGCTCGCACGGCGATGCGCTTGCAGCGGACGCGGGCGCCGGGCGGCAAGCGCGGCGAGAAGGGCTACCTGATCCCGATCCAGCCGAACCTCCTCGTCGTGCCGGCGGCGCTCGAAACCAAGGCGATGCAGTTCGTTTCGCCGATCGTCGTCCCGACGGCCGATGCGGACGTGAACCCGTTCAAATCGACCCTGGACGTCCTCGCCGAACCGCTCCTCGACGAGACGAGCACCGCGGCGTGGTATCTCGCGGCCGATCCCGGTCGCTCCGGCGTCGACACGCTGGAATATGCCTATCTGGACGGCCAGGAGGGCGTTTATACCGAGACCCGCATGGGCTTCGACGTCGATGGCGTCGAGTTCAAAGCGCGGCTCGATTTCGGCGCCGGCGCGATGGATTATCGCGGCTTCTACAAGAACCCGGGCGAGTAA
- a CDS encoding head-tail joining protein: MLDFGALVRPADAAFGEAFTLSPMTRRPNGPPTPDETRVAQSFRGIWVEKPEMLDSSESYDPRSTQRFAHASAEAGVSVELSQLPYEPRQGDRVTRAKDGRTYSVTWPKRDGLGWVTLILAKAA, translated from the coding sequence ATGCTCGATTTCGGGGCGCTGGTTCGGCCCGCCGATGCCGCCTTCGGCGAGGCGTTCACGCTCTCGCCGATGACGCGGCGGCCGAACGGCCCTCCGACGCCAGACGAGACGCGCGTCGCGCAATCATTCCGCGGCATCTGGGTCGAAAAGCCGGAGATGCTCGACAGCTCCGAATCCTACGACCCGCGATCGACGCAGCGTTTTGCGCATGCGAGTGCAGAGGCCGGCGTCTCTGTGGAGTTGTCGCAGCTCCCTTATGAGCCGCGGCAGGGCGACCGTGTCACCCGCGCCAAAGACGGCCGAACCTATTCGGTCACCTGGCCGAAACGCGACGGGCTCGGCTGGGTCACGCTGATCCTGGCAAAGGCCGCCTGA